In the genome of Paenibacillus sp. GP183, the window TGAAGTAAACGGGGTTGCTGTTCTCCAGCCGGGCTACCAAGGATGCTGCTTGGGTAAAGCTGAAGTTCAGCTGGAGCTTCAAGGGGGACGCTGGGTTGTGAAGCAGAAAACAACCGAGCTGTTGTCTGTGGCGGGTGTGGAGCCGGCAAGTGATCTTCTCGAGCTGGCCCAGCCGTACGAGATCCTGACACAGCACTGGCTGGATCAGCCGATTGGCTGCCTGACAGGCGACATGCGCATTACGGATCCCATGAGCGTGCGTACTCGGGAGCATGTCATCATTGAATTTATCAACAAAGTGCAGATGCACTATGCGGGAGTTGAGATTTCCAACACGGCCCTGTTTGACAATGAATCAACAGGCTTTCATCAGGACATCACGGTTCGCGATGTAGTCTCGAATTATATGTATCCCAATACCCTCAAGGTCATTCGCATTACCGGCCAGGATATTAAAGATGCTCTGGAGCAAACTGCAGGATACTTCGCCCCCTATGACGGACGTGGGTATAAAGTTAGTGACGCCTTCTCGGCGCCCAAGCCGCAGCATTACAACTATGATATGTGGGAAGGAATCGAATATCAGATCAATATTTCCAGACCCTTGGGAAGACGTGTAACCTGGGTGCACTATCAAGGAAAGCCGATCGTTCTGAGCGCCAAGTTTGATGTGGCCATGAACAATTATCGCGCTGGCGGCGGCGGAAATTACAACATGTTTCAAGGCAAGCCGGTTATCCGTGATATTCCGACCGACATCTCTGAATTAATAACCAGCTATATTATGGAAAAAGGCACTATTGAGGCCACGGTGAATGCGAACTGGGAAGTAGTTCATGATTGACGGTGATTCTTGTTACACAGCTATTATCCGTAGCGCATCCTTTAAATGAGTCTAAACTCACTAGTAGTGAGGACAATCTCCTTATTTTGTCCTCAAATCCACCTTGCATCTCATTTAGTAGGGCTAACCTCACTATTAGCGAATTTAAGTTCACTAACAGTGAGTTTGGACTTACAAACTTATATTTTCATGGATTACTTCGATGGAGTAGTGATCTCAGACTTACTAATAGTGAGTTTACCCTCACAATGAGTCATAAGCGATAAGCGATAAAAACTGGGATAACCATTATCGATGGCTTTCAGATGCGAGACCGCGAAAATGAACACAATAAAGGGCACCCATCTGGTGCCCAATTTCTATTTTTATGCTTTACGTTTAAATGAAAATTGCTTAAGGTCCTTGAAGCCTACAAATTTCTTGCTCTGCTCACTCCAAAAGCGGAATCGGAGTGACTTCAAGCTGGTTAGTAAGGTTATCGTCTGTACATCGCGCAATTTAGCATTAGAGCTATGCACTTTTTCCAGGTAATAGTTAGGAACTCTTGGGCTCAAATGGTGAATATGGTGATAACCGATGTTGCCCGTAATAAAATGCAGCACTTTCGGAAGCTTATAGAAGGAACTGCCATGCATGGCAGCTTTCACAAAGTCCCAATTTTCTTCCCCTTCAAAGTAGGTATCTTCAAACTGATGCTGTACGTAAAAGAGCCAAATGCCAATTGAACCCGAGATCAAAAAGATCGGACCCTGAATCAGAAGAAATTGCTGCCAGCCGAGTAACCAGCAAAGCAATCCAGCCCCGCCAATAATGCCAACGTTGGTAATGTAAGTGTTGAAGCGTTCTTTCGTTCCGGCCTTTTTGCGGTTAAATCGGTATTCCAATAGGAACACGTAGATGGGCCCAATAACAAACATCGAGAAGGGATTCCTGTATAAGCGGTAGAACAAACGTCGAATCCATGAAGATGATAAATACTCCTCAACTGTAAGCGTCCATATATCGCCTGTTCCGCGTTTATCCAGATTGCCGCTTGTAGCATGATGAACAGAATGGCTGTGTCTCCATTGGAGATAGGGCACGCATGTCAGAATACCGAATAGAGTCCCGACAATTTCATTCGCCATGCGGTTTTTGAAAAAGGATTTATGACAGCAATCATGAAAAATAATGAAAATCCGTACCAGAAACCCCCCGGCTGCAACAGCAAGCGGAAGGGTAATCCAATAAGAAACCGATAGACTTAAGTAGGCTGCGGACCAAAGTAAAAGAAAGGGTACAACAGAATTAATGATTTGCCATACACTGTGTTTGATATGGGGTCTTTCGTAAGGTGCCATGTCTTTGCGCCATTGATTGTGTTGTTCCTCTTGGAGCATTATATGATTATCTTCCTCTCTCAATGACAAACACATGGATCATATTTGTCCCAATAACGGTATTACGTTTAAACTCGTAAAGGGTTCCAGTTAATTTATTCGATCCTATTCTCTTATCTCAATATAAAGACAGTATCGTTGGTAAACTCACCCGTCATACTGTCTATATGAGTCATATAGAATACACTAAGCTTGCATCAAACTTCACATTAACCACTTAACTTGCTTGTTTTTGATTAAAAAATACTTAATAGTAATAATTTTACAGTAACTCAATTTCCGTAACAGCTAAAAAAGGAAAGTGGAGTTAAGACAGCGCGTATTCCCATAAAATGGAATATTCATTTATCTTGGCCTAAAGTAAGATCATTCGTTGCGACTCTTGCTTGGCTCTTCCCGCCGTGTCCACTTTTTGTCTTCCTTTTGACTGGCGCGTGGGTGGTCGATTCAGCTCCTGCTTAAACACCTTCCACGGGTGGTACATGTACGTTCGCAGCAGTTGTAAAAGGTTCCACTGACTTTTTCCTGTTTGCAAAGCTAGCTTTACAAGCATACTCACAGCAAAAGCAATCAGGGACAAAAAGAGTTGGTTCCACACTGAATCAGGTTGGCAGCCATGCAGGTTCACTAGCTTCAAATGCTGTTTCATCCATTTAAAGAAAAGCTCAATTTTCCAGCGATTCTTGTAAATGTAGGCAATCTCATTTGCAGTTAAATCCCATCGACTTGTTATTAACCGGTAGCGGCGGCCCTTGTCATCCTCAAATTCAACCAGACGTAATGGAGTTGTGGTCTTGTTTGTAAGTACATCCACATCCTGAAGCAGCCGGAGTGGCCCAACGCTTGCCACACTCTTACGTTCACTACCGCTAATGGGATATAGATGTGTTCGATCCCGCACACGCACCACGAAAAGCTTATTGTCCGTTATCCAGGTTTGGAAATTAGGGAGGCTTTCATAACCCCGATCCATGACATAGGTGACATCATCTTCCACAACCATATCTAGCACGACCTTATTTTCCCGTACATTGACCGTAGAAGCAATGACCTTATCCGGGAATACGGTGTCAGGATCTGCAACAACCACACGAACATGAAGACGAACCCCTGTTTTTCGCGACCCACAGCGAGCCCAACTGCCTAATAAAGCGGGAAGGGAAATGTCCGTAGCATCGATGATATGCAGACGCCCAATGTTCGGCGTAATTCCAGCCCCCGACTTCGTTTTCTGGTCGATTTGGCTGATGAGTTGAAAGAAGATCTGCTGTAGGGTTTGGGTGCATAAGCTATTCGTTTTGCGAGAAAGCTGTGCGCTGCTGATGGACTCCAGGCCGATCGCTTGTTGCAATTGCGGATGCGCACGCAATTGTTCGGTAATGACATCATACGTAGGGAGTTGCAGCAATTGAGCGATCACATGAAGCTCGATAGCCGTACCTGAAAACAACTTTTGGGTTCGATGATCGTCGAGTACAGAACGATAACCTGAAACATTGAGAGTACGTAGGCATTGACAAATGACGCGAATATCTTTAACGTTATCCATGGTTAAGCTCCTTATTGGAGAAATGATGGATAACACGCCGTCAATTCAACAATAAGGGCTTTTTTGTTTTTTATCCACGAAATAACATCAATTTATTCCATAAATAGGAATTAATGAGAACAATATTTTCATGTCAGGTTTGATGCAAGCTTAGTGTATAGAATATCGTTTTCAGGTGTCAATCAGAACCTCCCAGACTTAAAAATCGAATACAGCAGCCACAGCAGCATCAAGCCTGCAACCGCCGAGCCGACCTCGATCACCGGGAAATGCAGGATGAGGGAGGGTGTTTTGCCTACCGATGTGGCGACGATGAGTCCGACCATGATCAGACTGAAGGAGAGCAGCACGATACTGATCGAGATGCGGTTGCTGATCTGATCCAATTTGCGCAGCAGCAAGTCGATTTCCGGGATGCCGATCTCCACCTTCAGCTTACCGGTACGGATAAGCTTCGTCAGATGGCTGGCCTGCTTGGGAAAGCTGATGATGGTGTCGGC includes:
- a CDS encoding bifunctional UDP-sugar hydrolase/5'-nucleotidase, which codes for MQVHHQQVTITILETSDLHGHILPIHYGNNSFRELGLAKIATLIRKERRENTHTLLVDNGDLIQGTPLTYHHAKVDPRQTNPIILILNALQYDAGIIGNHEFNYGKDMLDKAVKESHFPWLSANIANKATGAPYFGQPYVIKQYEHGIKVGLLGLTTSYIPHWENPSHIEGIDFLDVVAAAQHWVRHLREVEGVDVVVAAYHGGFERDLESGLPSEPLTGENQGYRLCMEVEGIDVLLTGHQHRMIAAEVNGVAVLQPGYQGCCLGKAEVQLELQGGRWVVKQKTTELLSVAGVEPASDLLELAQPYEILTQHWLDQPIGCLTGDMRITDPMSVRTREHVIIEFINKVQMHYAGVEISNTALFDNESTGFHQDITVRDVVSNYMYPNTLKVIRITGQDIKDALEQTAGYFAPYDGRGYKVSDAFSAPKPQHYNYDMWEGIEYQINISRPLGRRVTWVHYQGKPIVLSAKFDVAMNNYRAGGGGNYNMFQGKPVIRDIPTDISELITSYIMEKGTIEATVNANWEVVHD
- a CDS encoding fatty acid desaturase, whose amino-acid sequence is MLQEEQHNQWRKDMAPYERPHIKHSVWQIINSVVPFLLLWSAAYLSLSVSYWITLPLAVAAGGFLVRIFIIFHDCCHKSFFKNRMANEIVGTLFGILTCVPYLQWRHSHSVHHATSGNLDKRGTGDIWTLTVEEYLSSSWIRRLFYRLYRNPFSMFVIGPIYVFLLEYRFNRKKAGTKERFNTYITNVGIIGGAGLLCWLLGWQQFLLIQGPIFLISGSIGIWLFYVQHQFEDTYFEGEENWDFVKAAMHGSSFYKLPKVLHFITGNIGYHHIHHLSPRVPNYYLEKVHSSNAKLRDVQTITLLTSLKSLRFRFWSEQSKKFVGFKDLKQFSFKRKA
- a CDS encoding IS4 family transposase; the encoded protein is MDNVKDIRVICQCLRTLNVSGYRSVLDDHRTQKLFSGTAIELHVIAQLLQLPTYDVITEQLRAHPQLQQAIGLESISSAQLSRKTNSLCTQTLQQIFFQLISQIDQKTKSGAGITPNIGRLHIIDATDISLPALLGSWARCGSRKTGVRLHVRVVVADPDTVFPDKVIASTVNVRENKVVLDMVVEDDVTYVMDRGYESLPNFQTWITDNKLFVVRVRDRTHLYPISGSERKSVASVGPLRLLQDVDVLTNKTTTPLRLVEFEDDKGRRYRLITSRWDLTANEIAYIYKNRWKIELFFKWMKQHLKLVNLHGCQPDSVWNQLFLSLIAFAVSMLVKLALQTGKSQWNLLQLLRTYMYHPWKVFKQELNRPPTRQSKGRQKVDTAGRAKQESQRMILL